A genomic segment from Gossypium hirsutum isolate 1008001.06 chromosome D04, Gossypium_hirsutum_v2.1, whole genome shotgun sequence encodes:
- the LOC107947812 gene encoding uncharacterized protein has protein sequence MDVRVDGKIESKEDEENEHEATTDEEEELEHVVVGELLVVKRSLSLQGVENEQQRENIFYTRCQVQGKVCCVIIDGGSCTNVASTLMVDKLGLPTSKYTNRYTFKHLGKTVKFAPLTPKQVYEDKDFKDVFLDDVPSGRPPLGGIEHQIDFMLGAVIPNRPAYRTNPEETKELQRQMNELMVKGYIRESLSPCVVPLLLVPKKDETWRMCVDYCAINKITVKYRHSILWLDDMFDELSGAKLVSKIDPKSGYHQIRMREGDKWKTMFKTKHGVGIGAMLTQDRRPIAYFSKKLNRAMLNYPVYNKEMYARIRALETWQHYLCLEEFVIHPNHEALKHIKGQHKFYRHEGFIFKEGKLCILQGSTWDLFVNDAHSGGLMGNFGMRKTLAMLQEHFYWPKMKWDVKRVYRRKKAEFVKNLHEKVRANIKTKTKIYVQKANNSRKRVVFEPGD, from the exons ATGGATGTACGTGTGGATGGCAAAATAGAATCGAAGGAAGATGAAGAAAACGAACATGAAGCCACTACCGACGAAGAAGAGGAGTTGGAACATGTGGTAGTCGGTGAACTCCTCGTTGTCAAAAGGAGTTTAAGTCTCCAAGGTGTGGAAAATGAACAACAACGAGAAAATATTTTCTACACTCGGTGTCAAGTGCAAGGAAAAGTCTGTTGTGTGATCATCGATGGCGGGAGCTGCACTAACGTGGCGAGTACCCTCATGGTGGACAAATTGGGGCTACCGACATCCAA GTATACCAATAGGTATACTTTCAAGCATTTAGGCAAAACTGTGAAGTTTGCACCATTAACACCAAAACAAGTCTATGAGGACAAA GATTTCAAAGATGTATTTCTGGATGACGTGCCAAGTGGGCGGCCACCTCTTGGTGGGATCGAGCACCAAATTGACTTTATGCTCGGAGCCgtaatcccaaatcgaccagcatACCGGACTAATCCTGAAGAGACCAAGGAACTTCAACGCCAAATGAATGAacttatggtgaaaggttatatccGTGAGAGCCTTAGCCCTTGCGTCGTTCCATTGTTGTTAGTGCCAAAGAAGGATGAGACTTGGCGCATGTGTGTTGATTACTGCGCTATAAACAAAATTACTGTCAAGTATCGACATTCGATACTGTGGCTTGATGACATGTTCGATGAATTAAGTGGTGCCAAACTAGTTTCAAAAATTGACCCCAAAAGTGGGTACCACCAGATTCGTATGCGAGAGGGCGACAAATGGAAAACTATGTTCAAAACAAAAcacg GTGTAGGAATCGGGGCTATGCTAACTCAAGACAGAAGACCAATTGCTTATTTTAGCAAAAAATTGAATAGAGCCATGCTGAACTACCCTGTCTACAATAAGGAAATGTATGCTCGCATTCGAGCTCTTGAGACGTGGCAGCACTACTTGTGCCTGGAGGAGTTCGTGATTCACCCCAATCACGAGGCGCTAAAGCACATCAAAGGCCAGCACAA GTTTTATAGGCACGAAGGCTTCATTTTTAAGGAAGGAAAATTGTGTATCCTGCAAGGTTCCACTTGGGACTTGTTCGTAAACGACGCACATAGTGGAGGCCTCATGGGCAACTTTGGCATGAGGAAAACATTGGCTATGCTCCAAGAGCATTTCTATTGGCCAAAAATGAAGTGGGATGTCAAACGAGTCTACAGACG gaagaaggctgaatttgtgAAGAATTTGCACGAGAAGGTGCGAGCCAACATCAAGACAAAAACCAAGATTTATGTACAAAAGGCAAACAACAGTCGGAAGAGAGTTGTTTTCGAACCCGGTGACTAG